DNA sequence from the Paenibacillus azoreducens genome:
GTTCCCAACAACGCAAGGTTCATAATTTTCTCTTGGCTTGCTTCTTGGTGCGATAACTCTCCGGCAATCGTCCCTTTGCGCATAACCAGAATGCGATCGCTCACCGCCAGTACTTCGGACAGATCGGAGGAAATGACGAGAATCGCCATGCCTTCCCGGGCAAGCTTGCGCAGCAGCTTATGAATTTCGCGCTTTGCTCCGATATCGATGCCGTTCGTCGGTTCATCTACAATCAGAATCTTCGGATTCGTGGCCAGCCACTTCGCAATAACGACCTTCTGCTGGTTCCCGCCCGACATATTCCCTGTATCGATAAAAGGCAGGTTTGGCCTAATATCGAGTGATTCAATGTATTCTTTGGCTAACTCAAGCTCGCGTTTTTCTTGGATACTTCCGAGCGAATTCGTCAGACTTTTTAAAATCGTTAATGATGTGTTGCGTACAATCGATTGCTGAAGAACGAGACCTTCCTTCTGCCTGCTTTCCGGCACGTAGGCAATGCCATGCTTGACAGCTTTCACCGTCGATGTCATTTGCACAGGCTGCCCGTCCAGCACGATGGAACCGCTGTCAACGCTTTGCAAGCCGAATAGCGCATGCGCTAATTCCGTCCGTCCCGAGCCGACAAGTCCTGTCATGGCAACAATCTCGCCTTTGTGCAGCGTAAATGAGATGTTCTTGAAGTTCCCTTTCTTCGATAAACCGCTTACATTTAGAAGCTGCTCGCCCCGGCTATGCTCTTCTCTCTCCATACTTTCCAGCTTGCGGCCGACCATGAGTTGAATTAATTTCTCCTCATTCAGCTCCTCTTTGCCGTAAGTTCCTACGAATTTCCCGTCACGCAAAACTGTGAATCGATCCGAAACCTTGAACAGTTCCTCCATCTTGTGGCTAACGAATAGAATCGCAATCCCCTTGCTCTTCAGATCGGCGATGACGTTATAGAGCAGTTCCACTTCCCCTGCGGAGAGCGATGAAGTAGGCTCGTCCATGATGATCAGCTTCGCGTCGAAAGCGATGGCTCTTGCAATGGCTACGAGCTGCTGCTTGGCAATGCTAAGCTTCTCAAGGGTTACATTCACGTCGATGTCAAAGCCTAATCCTTGCAAAGTCTCTTTCGCAATGCGCCGCATTTCACGCCATTTAACGAAATTGAAACCGCCTTTCTCCGCCTCGCGTCCTGCGCAAATATTCTCTGCAACGCTAAGATTCGGAAATAAGCTGAGATCCTGATAGATGATCGATATTCCTTTTAAGGTCGCATCGATCGGTTTCGTAATATTTGCCGGCTTGCCTTCGAACAGGAACGTGCTTCCGGCATCAGGCTGTTCG
Encoded proteins:
- a CDS encoding sugar ABC transporter ATP-binding protein — its product is MSQTLLEIKDMSKTFPGVKALNQVQLEVRPGEVHALIGENGAGKSTLIKILAGVEQPDAGSTFLFEGKPANITKPIDATLKGISIIYQDLSLFPNLSVAENICAGREAEKGGFNFVKWREMRRIAKETLQGLGFDIDVNVTLEKLSIAKQQLVAIARAIAFDAKLIIMDEPTSSLSAGEVELLYNVIADLKSKGIAILFVSHKMEELFKVSDRFTVLRDGKFVGTYGKEELNEEKLIQLMVGRKLESMEREEHSRGEQLLNVSGLSKKGNFKNISFTLHKGEIVAMTGLVGSGRTELAHALFGLQSVDSGSIVLDGQPVQMTSTVKAVKHGIAYVPESRQKEGLVLQQSIVRNTSLTILKSLTNSLGSIQEKRELELAKEYIESLDIRPNLPFIDTGNMSGGNQQKVVIAKWLATNPKILIVDEPTNGIDIGAKREIHKLLRKLAREGMAILVISSDLSEVLAVSDRILVMRKGTIAGELSHQEASQEKIMNLALLGTHIHEAAKPNEIKQGVVM